The window ATTCGCCAGAATCCCAAATGGCTGATTGGCTTCAGTGATATTACCGCAATCCATGCCCTGATGCAAAATGCCGGGGTGGCCTCGCTGCATGCCCCGATGGCCCGCCATTTAGCCGAAGAAGATGATTTTTCAGCGGCAGCTTTGAAGCAGATTTTGATGGGTGAGATTCCCGGATATACCATCGAGAATCATCCGCTTAATCGTGAGGGAGAAGCAACCGGTATCCTGCGTGGTGGAAACCTCTCTGTTCTGGCTGGATTGCGCGGTACAAAATACGATTTCCCGGTTGAGAATACCATCCTTTTTATTGAGGAGATTGGAGAGGAGCCTTATCATGTTGAACGGATGCTTTACAACTTGAAAATGAGTGGTGTACTGGCAAAACTCTCCGGTCTGATTGTTGGACAGTTTACCAATTATGAGGAAGACAAAGGCATGTTTAAATCACTTTACGAGATTATCTACGATACAGTAAGTGAATATGACTATCCGGTACTTTTCAATTTTCCGGTGGGACACGTTGCCGAAAATTATCCCCTTATCTGCGGGGCAAAGGCGACGTTAAAAATCGGTAAATCGTCAACGCTTTCTTTTTCATTGTCTGAATAATAGGAAAAAAGCCATGGCGGGGGAGGTAAAATCTTTATTTTTGCAAGTAACTAACTCGGATTACTATGCAAAATATCAGATATTATCTCCTCTCTCTATTTATTAGCCTCTTTGCCTTAAATCTAACGGCGGTAAATCAGCATCCCAGCCTATTAGTCAATAATCAGGATAAGAAAGAGATTCTGGAGAAAATCGAGAGTCAGGAATGGGCGTTGCGCATCTTTGAAGGGATGAAGCTTCATCTCTCGCCTTACGTCGCACACTACCGTATGACTACGGAATATGACCCGACCTGGCTGATTAGCCGATATGTCATGAACCGTGAAGAAGGCAAACGCTTCACGAATCTTAAACTCTCCAACGTTAAGAATAAACCGGATTCCATTTGGGGAAATGCTCCGGTGCCCACTTTGGTATCGACTATCTGTGACAGCCGATTTGAGCCGAATAACAGATTCAACTTCCAGCTTCCCGCCATCGAGGAGTTATTGCCCTTCAATAAACAAACCGAAATTTCCATTTTCAATAAACAGACCGGACAAACCGAAAAGGTTAAACTGTCTAATATTGGTAATGTTATCAACGGGGAAATCAACCGCCTTGCTCTCAATGCAGCCATTCTCTATTGGCTAACCGGCGAGAAAGAGTACGGACGGATGGCTGCTGACGTTTTCCAACAATGGGCTGAAGCCGCGTTTTATCAGAATCCGGTTGCCGGAAGTCATGATGCAGGACTTTTCTGTAGTCATATAGGAGGGGATTTGGAATATATGCCGTTGTTATTGGTGTATGACTTCCTGGGGAATTTCTTCGTAGAAAATAATTACAATACGACCTATTACCAGCCGGTGTTTGAGAAAATCGCAAATACGCTGATGACTCGCGGTGAAATAGATGGGTTTGCCGATAAAAGCCCCATGTTGGTCTTTAGTTCGTTGCTGGTGGACGATCAGCAAAAGAGAGAGTCGTTGCTAACCAAGATTGTTGAAAAGGACACCATCATTGCCCGACAGTATGGCAATCTCAGTCTGAAGACCATTTCCAAAGATTATATCACTACCGACGGATATTTTAAAGATCCGGGCAAGCACGCATCGGCTATTTATAATTTGCTTTTGTCTGTCTGGTCATTGGAGAAAAACAGTTATCCGGTGCTGAATGCTTATTCCAACCTGGGGAAATCAGGAGAAGTTCGGATGAAGACTGCGTTCCCGAATTTGGCGTTGCCTGCCTTTGGTGATATCAGCAACCCTTATCCCGACGGGCAGTTGCTTGAACTGGCGATTGCACTTGACCTGATGAAGAACCGGGGCGAAGCGGTGGAAATGTGTGGTTTGCTGAATCTTATGATTCGTGAAGGGGCGCACAAACGCAGTGATAACTCGTGGTTGGGTCTTCTGCTTTACACAGACATTCCTACTTCCGACCCATTGCCTGAAAATTTCTGGAAACGCAGCGGCCAGATCGACTATGCGCACTATTATTACCAGAGAAACGGTTTCGACAGAAACAACGGAATGATGGTGGGAGTGCAAGGGGCTACCTACGCGGGCAATCATGCTAATGGCATGAGCGCCGACTTTTACGGTGCCGGCAGAGTGATGGGTGCTGACCCGGGAATTGGCCGCAACCTGAACGATACCATGCACATCAAATACTACAGCCAGTGGGCTGCCCACAATACGGTCATCGCTGCCGGAAGTTCCAGCCCGGAGAAAATCTATAAAGGTGGCGGAACGGCAAAAGCCATTGGCCAGATTGAATTGACGGCTATGGAACCTGTGGCTGACTCCGCGGCTGTTTCGCCGAACTGCTCCTTTATGAATACGCGCTATCTCGAACCGTATACCCGCACCAACGAAGAACGGATGCTGTCTTTGATTCGTGTTTCACCCACTGCCGGTTTTTACGTGGATATTTTCCGTTCGGCAAATAAGCTCTGGAACGATTATTTGTACCACAACATCGGCGACAATCAGGAACTTTTCTCAGATAAAAAGGAGACGCTGGTATTGGCGCCCGAGAAAATCCCGACAGTGGAACCTGATTTCCCCGGCTTGCGTTATATCGAAAAGACAAAATCGACCGGCGAGTTTAAAGAGGGCGTCGTCTCCTTGTTTACTGTTGAGCAGGGTGCTAAGAACAGCACCTCCTACATGCAGGTGTTGATGCCCGCAGCTCCTAACCGCAGCTACTTTACCGGATTATCGCCCCGCTCCGAATCTTCTTTGCATCCGTATGATTCGATTCCGCTTCCGACTCTTGTGGTGCATCAGAAAGGCGATGCATGGGATGTTCCGTTTGTCGCAGTTTACGAGCCATTTATCGGAAAAGAGAATAACGTGGTGGAATCGGTCAACTGGCTGAACCAAAACTATCGCGGAATGCAGACAGCGCTCGAAGTGAAATGTAAGAATGACATCAAATACTGGGTGATGCAGTCTGTGGAACGTAGTCGTCGCGGTCTTGTGCCGGGAGGAGCCTTTACGGGAATTTACGCGACGGTCTCTTTTGTCCGGGATACGCTTCAGTCGGTTTACTTTGGTAAAGCGTACCAGTTTTCCTGCAAGGGCTTTTCGGTAAAAGCTGATAACAGCGAATGTTCCGCCAATATCACTTTTGGAAAGAACTACCTCGATATTACTTCAAATCAGGAACTGGATATCAGATGGGATGCCATTCATGCAAAGAACGTTTACCTTTTGGTAAAAGGCTCCGACGAACACAAAGAGATTAAGCGCTCCGGCCGTAGAAATACCTACACCATCCCGCCGGTGAAAGAGGGTCGTGTGGTGTTTGAAGAGTAGCATGAGATAATTCTCTCCACAACCCGAATAGCATTTACCGCATTAGAATTAAAGCGATTCGCTCCTGAGACGCGAAAACGTAAAGCATCTATTCTCAATAATGAATAACTTTGCGCTTTCGCGTCTTTGTCTTGTGCCAATATTAATCCGATATAGACCTTTGTTGAACCGAAATAGAAAAACATTGTTATGAAACGAGTCGCCATTTTACTATTTATCCTGATTATGATGATGGGAACGTCAATGAATGCCGCCGGTGTGCAGGTTATCTCTTCTGAAAAAGTCAATCAGACGATTGAAGCGTTGAAGCAAAAGTTTGGAACGTCGCATGCGTTTCGCGTAGAGCGTGGCGTGAAGAAGACAGCGTTGCTCTGGCAACAGGCAGACGGTACTCCCGATGAATTTATGACCTTTTGCGAAACCCATTTCATTGCCGATGAAGCGGCGTTGGAGAAGTTCTTCAATAGCTTTTCCCGCAGTATGGAGATTATTCTTGGCGGTTATAACCGGATGACCTTGCAGCTTCGCGAGCCGCTTGACCTCGACCGGGGAGAATACAATGAGGTGGATGAGTTGTTCGGCGGATACAACGCATCGGCCCATTTGTTTGATGATATGTATGCCAACAAACTGGCGTTTCGCGTGACGCTCAATTTTCCCGAATATTCTTTGTCGGAAAAAAACACTCTGGGCAAACAGTGGAGCCGTCGCGATTGGGCGTATGCCCGTCTCGGGGATATGTTTAAGGCCCGCGTACCGGCAGCGTTGAATCTCGATTATTCGGCGGCCCTCAATGAGGCGGAGATGTACATTGCCTCTTATAATATCATGATGGGGCAGTTGCGGGAAAATGGTAAGGCACTGTTTCCGGCTGATATGAAGCTGCTTTCGCATTGGAATCTCCGCGATGAAATCAAGGCCGATTATGCAGATAAGAAAAATGGTCTGGCAAAGCAACGTATGATTGCGCAGGTGATGCAGCGCATCGTGGAACAGACCATCCCCACAGAAGTGATTAATCAGGGAAAATACGAGTGGAATCCTTTTACCAACGCATTAAGCGAACACGGCAAACGCATCGCCGACCATGCCGAAGGAGACCGCCGCTACCAACGGATTATCGACATTTTCAGGGAACAAAAGAAGCAGGATAAATATTATTCGTCCGACCGCGATACTTATATCAAGCGCAATTTCAACGGAGACATGGAGGTGTCGGTCGAAGAGGCCGAGCAGCTGTTCGTGCAGTTTGTCTCCTCGCCGGAGATAAAGCGTGTGGCTACCGAAATCAGCAAGCGCCTTGGCCGAAAGCTGGAGCCATTTGATATTTGGTATGACGGATTTAAGTCAAGAAGCTCTCTCGACCAGGATAAGCTTTCGGAAATGACCCGCAAGCGCTTCCCCACTGCTGCAGCCTTTGAGCAGCAGATGCCGGAGATTCTCTCCCGACTCGGATTTACCCCTGAAAAGGCGCAATACCTGAGCGAACGCATCGAGGTGGACCCTTCGCGTGGTTCGGGACATGCTGCCGGGGCTTTGATGAAGGGCGATAAGGCTCACTTACGTACTCGCGTTCCGGCAACGGGTATGGATTACAAGGGTTTTAATATCGCGATGCACGAGTTTGGCCACAACGTCGAGCAGACGCTTTCTCTCTACAATGTAGATTATTACACCCTTGCCGGAGTGCCCAATACCGCTTTCACAGAGGCCCTTGCTTTCGCGTTTCAGATTCGTGACCTCAATGAATTAGGCATTGACACGCAGGATAAAGAGGCTCGTAAACTGGAGGTACTGGATAACTGCTGGCAATTGTATGAAATCATGGGCGTATCGCTCGTCGATATCCGCGTATGGAAGTGGCTCTATGCGCACCCCGATGCTACGGCTGCCGATTTGAAGATTGCCGTACTCGATATAGCAAAAGAGGTTTGGAATAGCTATTATGCACCGGTGATGGGAAAGAATGACCAACTGCTATTAGGTGTTTACAGTCACATGATTGCCTATCCGTTGTATCTTTCGGCCTACTCCTTTGGTCATTTGATTCATTTTCAGATAGAGAAACAGTTGAAAGGAAAAGTAATGGGGGCAGAAGTCGAGCGGATGTTTACGCTTGGTCGTCTGACGCCTGACCAATGGATGCAGCAAGCTACCGGCTCTTCCATTTCAATTCAACCGATTCTGGAGGCGGTGGATGAGGTATTGAAATGATGAAGTGTTAGTTCTGAATGGATATTGACGTATTGAAATCAGTGTTTCAGGTCAAAACAATGAGCAATTTCGCCCAAACAATGAATATCTTCAGCCAAGCAATGAGGAAATTCATCCAAACAATGGACATCAACGCATAAGCATTGACCATATCCATACAAGCAATGACCAATTTCAATCAAGCAATGGATATTTTCATTCAAGCAATGACCATCTTCGATCAAACAATGGACGATATTGTGTAAGCAATGAGGAATAATGCCAAAACATTGACCAATATCAGTCATGCAATCATAAAATCTGTTTAAGCATTGAAGAGTATCATTTCTGCAATGTGAGATGATGTTAATGTAATGGGCAATGTTATTTCCGCATTGATGAATATCTTTTGGGGGATGATGATTTCAATATGTGAAATGAATATTTCCTTCTTTGGGATGATCATTTACAAAGCGGAGATAAAGATTTACAGTTAAGAAATAGCCATATGCATTATCGGAATGAATATTTACAAGACAGAGATGAACATTTACAAAGCCGAAATGAGCAATTACGATAAAGAAATGACCATTTACAAAGTTGGAATAAGGATTTACAAATAAGGAATGAATATTTACATGATAGAAATGGACATTTACATTCCCGGAATGAACAATTACGGTGAAGAAATGACCATTTACAAAGCCGGAATAAGGAATTACAAATAAGAAATGAAGATTGTCAGCTTCAGAATGAGCTTTGTCGCAACCGGAATGACCAATATATTTAGTGAAATAAACAACGATATATCCGCAGAATACGATTTTGATTCTGCTTTTTTGAAAATAAGAATTGTAATGAATATGCTCTTTTGAGAATATGATAAAAGAAGCCCAGTTTAGAATATTGCCGCAACAAGCGGCATCCGAGCAATCGCTCAAGCAGTTGTTATCGCGGGAATTTTCTGTCCCGGTACAACAGATTTTGGCCGTTCGCATATTGAAGCGCTCCATCGACGCACGTCAACGAATCGTTTACATGAATCTTAAACTTCGTGCCTATATCAACGAACGCCCCGAAGATGATGAATTCATCAGCAATGAATACCGAGATGTTTCGGAAAAGAAAGCGGCAATAGTTATCGGTGCGGGACCTGCGGGATTATTCGCTGCATTGCGCCTCATCGAACTCGGTATGCGCCCCATCGTCATCGAACGGGGCAAAAACGTAACCGATCGCAAACGCGACATCGCCATCATCAGCCGCGAGCACATCGTTAATCCCGAATCCAACTACTCTTTTGGTGAAGGTGGCGCCGGAGCATTCTCCGATGGTAAATTATATACACGCAGCAAGAAGCGTGGTTCTGTCGAACGCATCCTGAATATCCTCTGCCAGTTCGGAGCAAGCACCTCCATTTTAGCAGATGCCCACCCACACATCGGGACGGACAAACTTCCGGCGGTGATTGCCAATATTCGTAAGCAGATTATCAGCAGTGGAGGAGAGGTACACTTCGAAACCCGCATGGATAACCTCATTGTGGAAAAAGGAGAGGTTGTCGGCGTCGAGACCAATACCGGGCAAGCATTTTACGGCCCCGTAATTCTGGCAACAGGACACTCTGCCCGCGATGTCTATTATAACTTTCACCGGAATAACATCCTGATTGAAGCAAAAGGTATCGCTGTGGGAGTACGACTGGAGCATCCTCAGCATTTGATTGACCAGATCCAGTATCATTCCCCTGAAGGTCGTGGTAAGTACCTCCCGGCCGCTGAATACAGCTATGTGGCTCAGGCAAAGGAGCGCGGCGTGTACAGCTTCTGTATGTGTCCCGGCGGGGTGGTGGTTCCGGCAGCCAGCGGTCCCAATCAGGTCGTGGTAAACGGGATGTCATCATCGTCGCGTGGCTCCCGCTGGGCGAATTCAGGAATGGTGGTTGAGATACGACCGGAAGACCTGCCGCAATACGCTGCTCACAAAGAGCTGGCACTGCTCAAATTTCAGGAGCAGCTGGAGTACGATTGCTACATGGCCGGGGGGCAGCAGCAGACAGCTCCTGCTCAACGGATGGAAGACTTTGTCAACAAGCGATTGTCCAAAACTTTGCCGGATAGCTCCTACTCACCGGGCGTAATATCATCGCCGCTACACAGCTGGATGCCGTCGTTTGTAACTGAGCGTTTACGGGAAGGGTTTCAGCTGTTTGGCCGCAATTCAAAAGGCTTTCTGACCAATGAGGCGTTGATGATTGGGGTGGAATCACGAACTTCGGCTCCTGTGCGCATTCCGCGCGACCGTGAGACGATGCAACACCTCGTACTGAAAGGACTTTACCCCTGCGGAGAAGGTGCCGGATATGCCGGAGGAATCGTCTCTGCTGCGATGGATGGTGAAAAGTGCGCCGAATCTTTAGCTGCTTTGATAGGATAAATCTGCATTTGAAATAAATAGCAAACGCCGGTTGTCTGATTTTTCAGATGACCGGCGTTTGTATTTAATATATCTGGGATTATAAATTTGGGCAAAAAAATAAAGCTGCTATAGTTTTCGCTTATTCACATAAGCTAAACAATTCAGCAGCTTTCCGATTGTTGTTGTATATAGAAAGAATGAATGAGAGCAATAAAATGTAATAATTTGTTCTCTTATTACAACGTAAAAATATTGCGAAATGTTGTAACTGCAAACTGTTATAGCTTTATTAACGCCTTAAATGGGGTGTATTTGTTGATTATTAACATTGATTGCGGCGGCATCCTTCACTAAGGAAAAAGCTTACTTCAATTCCTTGTTTAATAAACGGTGATAAGCCATTTCTTCGTATTTTGTGCCAGGTCTTCCCCAATTGGCGAACGGGTGAATACTGATTCCACCGCGTGGTGTGAAGATGCCTGTTACTTCAATGTATTTAGGATTCATGAGTCTGACGAGGTCCTTCATAATCATATTGACGCAGTCTTCATGGAAGCTGCCATGATTTCTAAAGCTAAAGAGATAGATCTTGAGACTTTTACTTTCCACCATTCGCTGGTCCGGAATGTAATCAATCAATATAGTTGCGAAATCCGGCTGTCCGGTAATTGGGCAAAGGCTGGTGAATTCAGGACAATGAAAACGCACCCAGTAATCATTTTCGGGATGTTTATTGTCGAAAGCTTCGAGGATTTCAGGAGCGTAATTGGTCGGATAATCAGTCTTATTTCCTAATAAATTGAGATTTAAGCTCATGTTTCTTTTATAAATGTATTGTTTCACGCAGACAGTTTCCTGACTAAGGTGCAGTTGCATGAAATAAAATAAGGACGGTTACAAAAAATGCCGGGAAAGCTTGAAGGGGTAACTTTCCCGGCATGAAGGATTGAATTGATTATTCTTCGTAAGAAGAAGAATTATTAGCGGCTGATTTAGCCTGGTAATATCTTATTTTTTCTCTTTTTCTGAGATATTTCTGGAGACCAATGTTGCGAAGCTGGCAAGCCGGACATCTTCCGCAACCGTCAGCCATGATTCCGTTGTAGCAGGTCAGGGTGTTGTGTCTAATCAATTCCAACACGCCCAGTTCGTCTGCCAATTGCCAGGTTGCTTCTTTGCTTCTTGCCATCAATGGGGTCAGGATCTCAAATTCTGATTCCATAGCCAGATTGAGAGTCTTGGTGGTTGATTTGATGAACTTCTCACGACAATCAGGATATCCGCTGTAATCGGTTTGTGAAACACCGGTAATGATATATCTGATGCCATATTTACGGGCAACAATTGCTGCAAATGTGAGAAATACAAGATTGCGTCCGGGTACAAAAGTATTTGGCAAACCAAATCTCGGTACGATAGGATCTACCGGGATATTAGGGTCTGTGAGTGAAGTGTGATTGTTGATAGTTCCCAAAACATCAATCGCATGGATTTCATGCGGAACATTGGCAACACGGGCGATAGTTTTCGCTACGTCCAACTCATAAGCATGTTTTTGGCCGTAAGAGAAACTTACAGCTCGAACTTCTTTGAAGTTTTTCAATGCCCAAAAGAGGCATGTTGTGGAGTCTTGTCCACCGGAGAAAAGCACAAGGGCCGATTCGTTTGAGTACATTATAAATCTCGGATCTTTAGAGGGTTATATGAAATATTAAGGTCATACGCATCTGTTTGTTCTGTTCTCTTTACCCATTTGACTACTAAATTAGTCAGGGGTAAAGCTATAATTTCGTATATCGTTTTCATGGCGGTCTGACTACCAATTAATGTCAAAATGACAATGCCGGGCAAAGAGCCGTAAAAAGCAATAGAAAAAAATATAACCGAATCCAAACCTTCACCAAAAAGTGTCGATACCACTGCCCGTATCGAAAAGCCGCGTCCCTGAGTCGCTTTTTTCATTTTACTCATCACATACGCATTGACAAATGAGCCGCAGAGGAATGCGATGAAGCTGGCTGTGGTGATTCGTTGCGTGCTGCCAAGTACCAGTGAAAATGCCCCCTGATGTTCAAAGTAGGGAGAGGCAGGCATGGCTATAGCAAGTTTAAATACGGCAACCGCTAAGAAATTCATGAAAAATCCCATCCATATAATCAGTCGGGCTTTGCGGAATCCCCACACTTCTGAAATTACATCGTTTAAGATGTAGGTGATCGGGAAAATGACCAGTCCGGCGGTTGTGTTTATGCCAAATACATTGACGATTTTAGACTCTACGATGTTGGCAATAATCAGACATACTGCAAAAAGGGTGCTGCATGTCAGGTACATGATGGATACCTGATTTTTCATCTCTTGTTTTTAACGTGGTTAATCAAGCACACGGCAGAAATTTTGGGTTCTGCGAATGAATCAGGTGCAAATATAATAGATTATCTATTGCATTGCTAAAAATATAACAACAATCTTTACAAATTAACGTGGAGGGCGAATTTGACTCCCTTTTTTAGGGAATTTCTTATTTGACTCATTTCTTGATGGTTTGAGGTGTCTTAGATACCGTTACCCCCCATAAAAATGATTTATACAATAGTTAAAAATATGGGGTGCTGTTTGTTTTGAAGAAAAAGTTTTGGAATCCACAGAGTTAAATAACAAGAGCGGACTGAAAAAAGCCCGCTCTTGTTAACTAAAATAGATTGTATGTAGTCTTTAATACCCTGAATTCGGTTCTCCGGTTAATCTGGTTGGCGATTTCCTGTTGCTGAGGTGTTAACTTCTTAATATACTCTTCGTTAAGCTCTTCGCCCTCTTGCAGGAAGGGGTATTTTTCAGCCATCGATGCATCTACTGTCTTAGGAGAGCCTTTACCGTAACCTTTGGGCGTAAGTCTATCCTTTTCAATTCCGCCCCGGATCAGATAATTGACTACCTCATTAGCCCGTCCATCGGAAAGCTGCTGATTGTATTCAACAGAACCGTTCATGTCTGTGTGAGCGCTAAGCTCGATGGTGATGTGCGGGTTGTCTTTCAAAATCTTGATTAACTGG of the Parabacteroides sp. FAFU027 genome contains:
- a CDS encoding LD-carboxypeptidase, with translation MQFPPFLKPGDQIRVISPSGKIDPNLVNGAIDRLYLWNFNPVGGRYAKGAYGRYSGTVDERLYDLMEALYDPAVKAIVCSRGGYGAIHLLDLVDPEVIRQNPKWLIGFSDITAIHALMQNAGVASLHAPMARHLAEEDDFSAAALKQILMGEIPGYTIENHPLNREGEATGILRGGNLSVLAGLRGTKYDFPVENTILFIEEIGEEPYHVERMLYNLKMSGVLAKLSGLIVGQFTNYEEDKGMFKSLYEIIYDTVSEYDYPVLFNFPVGHVAENYPLICGAKATLKIGKSSTLSFSLSE
- a CDS encoding NAD(P)/FAD-dependent oxidoreductase: MIKEAQFRILPQQAASEQSLKQLLSREFSVPVQQILAVRILKRSIDARQRIVYMNLKLRAYINERPEDDEFISNEYRDVSEKKAAIVIGAGPAGLFAALRLIELGMRPIVIERGKNVTDRKRDIAIISREHIVNPESNYSFGEGGAGAFSDGKLYTRSKKRGSVERILNILCQFGASTSILADAHPHIGTDKLPAVIANIRKQIISSGGEVHFETRMDNLIVEKGEVVGVETNTGQAFYGPVILATGHSARDVYYNFHRNNILIEAKGIAVGVRLEHPQHLIDQIQYHSPEGRGKYLPAAEYSYVAQAKERGVYSFCMCPGGVVVPAASGPNQVVVNGMSSSSRGSRWANSGMVVEIRPEDLPQYAAHKELALLKFQEQLEYDCYMAGGQQQTAPAQRMEDFVNKRLSKTLPDSSYSPGVISSPLHSWMPSFVTERLREGFQLFGRNSKGFLTNEALMIGVESRTSAPVRIPRDRETMQHLVLKGLYPCGEGAGYAGGIVSAAMDGEKCAESLAALIG
- the queF gene encoding preQ(1) synthase; its protein translation is MSLNLNLLGNKTDYPTNYAPEILEAFDNKHPENDYWVRFHCPEFTSLCPITGQPDFATILIDYIPDQRMVESKSLKIYLFSFRNHGSFHEDCVNMIMKDLVRLMNPKYIEVTGIFTPRGGISIHPFANWGRPGTKYEEMAYHRLLNKELK
- the queC gene encoding 7-cyano-7-deazaguanine synthase QueC — its product is MYSNESALVLFSGGQDSTTCLFWALKNFKEVRAVSFSYGQKHAYELDVAKTIARVANVPHEIHAIDVLGTINNHTSLTDPNIPVDPIVPRFGLPNTFVPGRNLVFLTFAAIVARKYGIRYIITGVSQTDYSGYPDCREKFIKSTTKTLNLAMESEFEILTPLMARSKEATWQLADELGVLELIRHNTLTCYNGIMADGCGRCPACQLRNIGLQKYLRKREKIRYYQAKSAANNSSSYEE
- a CDS encoding queuosine precursor transporter, translated to MKNQVSIMYLTCSTLFAVCLIIANIVESKIVNVFGINTTAGLVIFPITYILNDVISEVWGFRKARLIIWMGFFMNFLAVAVFKLAIAMPASPYFEHQGAFSLVLGSTQRITTASFIAFLCGSFVNAYVMSKMKKATQGRGFSIRAVVSTLFGEGLDSVIFFSIAFYGSLPGIVILTLIGSQTAMKTIYEIIALPLTNLVVKWVKRTEQTDAYDLNISYNPLKIRDL